One Arthrobacter sp. FW306-07-I genomic window carries:
- a CDS encoding LacI family DNA-binding transcriptional regulator has protein sequence MTTVNEKKSAPTIRAVAVEAGVSVATVSAVINQTRFVSAETARRVNEAVQRSGYRPNRLARGLSKRQTKTIGIVMPTVLSPIAPLLLKSAADVLHEHGFAVLFSNTEMQVTWEEQAIELMFDSQVDGLLVVPAGETLDSLKLFADAGKPVVLLLHGLKGASGCDVIRSGNFKGCLDAVNHLVAQGAQRIAVLALPLVSESEKDRMDGFRTGILAAGRTLEPELIRVGAPSESGDSEQHGYQETLKLMNLQNPPDAIFAMNQYMAIGALSALKELNRRIPTDVALVGYDDLIWTKNLEPPMSVVAQQVEQIGHMGAMRLIGRLSNTDSWGAGETVTVDTRLIVRASSCRSQGAND, from the coding sequence ATGACCACTGTGAACGAAAAAAAGTCTGCTCCCACGATCCGGGCAGTGGCTGTGGAAGCTGGGGTGTCGGTTGCCACTGTCTCTGCCGTGATCAACCAGACCCGCTTTGTCAGTGCTGAGACTGCCCGCCGGGTAAACGAGGCGGTCCAACGCAGCGGTTACCGGCCGAACCGGCTTGCCCGCGGCCTGAGCAAACGCCAGACAAAAACCATCGGAATCGTCATGCCGACAGTCCTGAGCCCCATTGCGCCGCTGCTACTCAAGTCGGCTGCAGATGTTTTGCACGAGCACGGCTTCGCCGTCTTGTTCTCAAATACTGAAATGCAGGTGACCTGGGAGGAACAGGCCATCGAGTTGATGTTCGATTCCCAGGTTGACGGTCTTTTGGTGGTGCCTGCCGGTGAGACGTTGGACTCGCTCAAGCTCTTTGCCGATGCTGGGAAGCCGGTCGTCCTGCTTCTTCATGGCCTTAAGGGGGCAAGTGGATGTGACGTCATACGGTCCGGGAACTTCAAAGGATGCTTGGATGCTGTAAATCATCTGGTGGCCCAGGGCGCTCAGCGCATCGCGGTTCTCGCCCTTCCCTTGGTTAGCGAATCGGAAAAGGACCGCATGGATGGATTCCGTACCGGGATACTTGCGGCGGGCCGGACGCTTGAGCCCGAACTAATCCGGGTAGGCGCTCCTAGTGAAAGCGGCGACAGCGAGCAGCACGGCTACCAGGAAACGCTGAAGCTCATGAATCTGCAGAATCCACCCGACGCCATCTTCGCGATGAACCAATACATGGCAATCGGCGCCCTCTCAGCCCTAAAGGAGCTCAACCGCCGAATACCCACGGACGTGGCGCTGGTCGGCTATGACGATTTGATCTGGACAAAAAACCTTGAGCCGCCCATGTCCGTAGTCGCCCAGCAAGTTGAGCAGATAGGACATATGGGCGCGATGCGTCTTATAGGCCGGCTATCTAACACCGACAGTTGGGGAGCTGGCGAGACTGTCACCGTGGACACCCGGCTCATCGTCAGGGCCTCCAGTTGCCGCAGTCAGGGGGCCAACGACTGA
- a CDS encoding SDR family oxidoreductase yields the protein MPWHQASSRPHFHDTFTSPESKSATIESIPVGRAGNPADVAATVAWLASPQASFVTGTTINVNGGQYFA from the coding sequence ATGCCGTGGCACCAGGCTTCATCGAGGCCACACTTCCATGACACCTTCACATCACCGGAATCCAAGTCGGCGACTATTGAGTCCATCCCCGTGGGTCGCGCCGGAAACCCCGCAGATGTTGCCGCCACCGTCGCCTGGCTCGCTTCTCCCCAAGCATCATTCGTTACCGGGACCACGATCAATGTCAATGGAGGTCAGTATTTTGCGTAG
- a CDS encoding SDR family NAD(P)-dependent oxidoreductase → MAHLLTNKNVLITGGGVGIGREVSLELARAGARVAITYLTHRPDEELEQEIKEASGQELTAVHLDVTSEADVRKALSDIANSLGSIDVRVNNAGGLIQRASIEEMDFSLWNKVMAVNLDSTFLVTHYVLPYMKTRWGRIINIASLAGHNGGHPGAVAYGTSKAAIFGFTRGLSKEVAPRGITVNAVAPGFIEATLP, encoded by the coding sequence ATGGCACATCTTCTTACTAACAAAAACGTCCTGATCACTGGCGGGGGAGTCGGTATCGGACGGGAGGTTTCCCTCGAGCTTGCCCGTGCCGGCGCCCGGGTGGCTATCACGTACCTCACTCACCGTCCGGATGAGGAGCTTGAGCAGGAGATCAAGGAGGCGTCCGGCCAGGAACTCACGGCCGTCCATCTCGACGTCACTTCCGAAGCCGATGTTCGGAAAGCCTTGAGCGACATCGCGAATTCGCTGGGTAGCATCGACGTGCGCGTCAACAATGCGGGCGGTCTCATTCAGAGGGCCTCCATCGAAGAGATGGACTTTTCACTGTGGAACAAAGTCATGGCCGTCAATCTCGACAGCACGTTTCTCGTAACCCACTATGTCCTGCCTTACATGAAGACACGCTGGGGCAGGATCATCAACATCGCTTCCTTGGCCGGTCACAACGGGGGCCATCCCGGCGCGGTGGCTTACGGCACGTCAAAGGCTGCGATCTTCGGTTTCACCAGAGGCCTCTCCAAGGAAGTCGCCCCCCGGGGAATCACAGTCAATGCCGTGGCACCAGGCTTCATCGAGGCCACACTTCCATGA